In the Saccharococcus thermophilus genome, GGTACAAAACCGAATTACGGATTTAAACTTCATACGAATGGCAATGGACAAACGTATTGGAAAAAAGTTGTCTCTTCCACGAACAGTAATTATAAACCATATTTGTCTGTCACGTATACGATACCAGTTCCAAATACACCGACAGGAACGGCCTACAGTAATGGGGATGGCACAGGATATATAAATTTATCATGGGATCCGGTTCCTGGCGCTACGGGTTATAAGGTTTGGATTTATAACGGGAAATCGTATGAAGCGTTTGATGTAGGAAATGTCACTTCTTGGAGTACAAAAGGGAAAAAAATCTGGCCGACCCCTTCTGAAATTAGTGCCGGAAGATATGACCTGCACCAAGATCAGTTAGGGACGGAGCTTGCTGTCGATCCTTCCCCGGTCTATCGAAATTCAGGCGGAAGCTATCCGAATAGCAAGAACTACTGGTTCCGAGTCAGTGCGATTTTTCCTCAAGGCGAAAGCGCCATGTCAGGCGCGTATATGCCGACCATTCCGAATTTGGCAAAACCATCTGCTCCGACGGGGGTAAGTTATACAACCGGAAATGGAACAGGATATATCGATTTCAAATGGAATCCTGTGAGTGGAGCGACGGGGTATAAAATTTGGATTTTTAACGGTTCCTACTATGAATCGTTAGATGTCGGGAACGTCACTTCTTGGACAACGAAAAACAAAAAGTATTGGCCAACATCCACGGAAATTAATGCAGGTAGATATAAGTTGCATTTAAACGATGGTCTTGGCACAGAATTAGCTGTTGACCCGTCCCTGGTCTATGCCAATGCAGGAACAAAATACGCAACGGCTACCAACTACTGGATTCGAGTAAGTGCCTATAACTCTCAAGGGGAAACCGTCTTTTCGGATGCGTATATGCCTAGTATTCCGGATTTGCCAGTGCCGCCAGCGCCTTCGGGGTTTGCTTACAGCAACCAATTAGGAAGCAACTCTGGTTATGTCATGTTAGACTGGGAGAAAATCCCTGGTGCAACAGGATACAAAGTATGGATTTTCAATGGACTTTACTATGAAGCATTTGATGTAGGAGACGTGGATCATTGGACCACACAAAACAAAGGAATTTGGCCAACTCCGGAGGAAATCCAACAAGAGAACTCTAGTACCTTAACGTTGCATCATGATGGACAAGGATTGGAACTCCCGAAAGATCCTTCCCCAATGTATGCGAAAATGGGGACAAACTACGCCACAAGCACCAGTTATTGGTTCCGACTCAGTGCATACAATGCGGATGGGGAAACGGTATTTTCCAGCAATGCATTGACGGTGAAAATTCCTGAGGCGAATGAGTATTTAGGAAAGGAAGATTACTGGTCCATTATTGATGTTCCTTATGGTAGCGTGAATGCCGCTACAGGTAATCTGATTATAGACGAAGACGATGTTTCGATTTCCGGAAGAGGCCCGGAGCTTGGAATCACAAGAACCTACAATAGTTTATCCACATCGGTTGGATTGTTCGGAAAAGGATGGCATAGCGATGCGGAAATGAATATCGTTGCCCAAGGAAATGAAGCAAGATTTACGGATGAGGATGGCACGCTCCATATATTCACGAAATTATCCGATGGCACGTATAAAGCCCCGACAGGTGTTTACCTGGAGTTAAGCGAAACAGCCGATGAATATATACTGACGACAAAAGATCAAACGAAAATCCACTTTCAAAAAAGTGATGGCAAGTTAACGAAAATCGTGGATGGACATGGGAATGCAACTACCTATAGTTATTCTAACGGAAAGCTAGTGTCCATTACCGATGCATCAGGCAGAAAACTGAGTATTGAGTATAACGCAAGCGGCAGAATCCAGAAAATTACCGACCCAATGAATCGAGTAATCCAGTATGATTATGACAATGATTTATTAACCAAAGTGACTCAATCGAGCGGGGAAGTAACGAGATACCAATATAATGCACTTGGTCGGTTAGAGAAAGTATTTGAACCGACGCATACGGAAGAAAAACCGGTCGTTAATCAGTTCATTTATAATGGCGACAGGCTAAGCCAAGCGATTGATCCTGAAAACCGCATCTATACGATGAACTATGACCAAACAAAACGACAACTTGTCGTAACGCAACCGAATGGCCGTAAAATTCAGTATACCTTTAATGAAGCAGCGAATCCTATTCAAATCATTGAGGACGTAGATGGCTTAAAAATTACGACAAGCTACGTTTATGAGGGAAATAATTTAGTAGAATCCAGAGATCCGAATGATCAAAATGCAGCGAATCCTACTGAATCGTATACGTATGACGCCAATGGAAATGTGAAAACAGCGACGGATAGTTACGGTACAGAAGAGTATCAGTATAATCAAAATAATGATGTTATCTTTATGAAAGATACGGAAGGCGATACCACCACGATTGCCTACGATGGCTTAAATCCTGTATCCGAAACGGATCAATCTGGGAAGACGTCTTCTGTATCGAAGTACGATTCCTATGGGAACATTATTGAGGAAAGTGATACATTAGGCAGTGCCACGAATTTACTCTCTAATAGTGGCTTTGAACAAGGAATCGCCGCTTGGAATCTGCTCAGTCATTATGATACTGGGCAATTACAGGAAGACACGAATGTATATAATGGATTGACCGGACGAAAAACGTTAAAAGTCATTGCGGACTCTACTTCGCCTAGCACGGAACTTGGCTATGTGGCGGCTACCCAAGAAATCGCGGTGAAACCAAATACCACGTACACGTTAAGTGGGAAGATCAAAACGAATTTGACCAAAGCCAATGCCTTTTTCAATGTTCAATTCATGAATAGTCAAAATCAAACGATTTCTTGGGCGGATAATCGTTATAGCCAACTCACAGGCACAAGACCTTGGACAGAACGACAAGTCACTTTTACCACTCCTTCGAACGCAGCTAAAATTCGCGTCTATTTAGAAGTCGATCATAAGTCTTCAGATGCTTCAGGAGAAGCTTGGTTTGATAATGTTCAATTGGAAGAAGCGCAGGTTTCTTCTAGTTACAACCCGGTTTTAAATAGCAGCTTTGAAGGAACCGTCACGAACTGGAGCGGAACAGGCGGAAGCGTAGATAATGCAGAATCGTTTGATGGGGCTTACTCTCTCAAAGTATCGAGAACAAGTACCACGCAGTCGGCTAGTGAATATAAGCAGACCATCATCGTTGGCCAAACATCTGGTGATGCACCAATTAACCTTACGCTTACTGGGGTTTCGAAAGCTGAAAATGTAAAAGCCAATGGCACAGTGAGCGCAAGCGATTATTCCATTACGGCTAAAGTATACTTTGTGGATGGAACTACCCAAACGTATACCGCCGGTTTCCCTACTGGCAAGCAAGATTGGAACCGTGCCGCCGTTTCGATTCAGCCTTCCAAGCCAATCGATAAAATTGATGTATCCGCTGTCTTTAGCGGCAATTATACGGGAACGGTATGGTTTGACGCAATCCGTTTAATGGAAGGAAACGTGGTGACGAAAAACAAGTATGATGCAAGCGGAAATTATGTCACGGAAGAAGTGGATGAAGAAGGCTATGTGGCGAAAAAGAATTATGATGCCGTAGGAAACCTGTTAAGCGAGTACGATAAGAAAGGAAATAAGAAAGAGTACAAGTATGACGCATCAAATCGTTTAAAACAGCTCCTATTGGCGAATGGAACGTCCGTCAACTATGATTATGACTTGAACGGCAACATGACTTCCAAAGTCATTCAAACTAGTGGCGGTCAGTCACAAGGGTTTAGTTATTCTTATGATAAGACTGGAAAACTCATTAAAACTGTCGGTCCGCTGAATGATGTGACAACGAATGAATATGATGCCAACGGAAATAAAATCAAAACGGTTCTGCCGAAAGGAAACACGATTCAATGGACGTATGACGGAACGGAAAGAGTAAAAACCATTTCCTACAACAACGTCCCGTATTACGAATTTAGTTATGATAAAAATGGGAACGAACTTTCTGTTCAATATCTAAAAGACGGCACCACCAAAACAAGAACATTTGATAAAGCAAACCGGCTGACGGAACTGTCAGACCGTGGTGGGCTGCAAAAATGGCTGTACCCAACCACATCGGATAAATTGCAGCAGTTCATGTTCTCTCATGGGTCCTTTAGCCAAACGATCAATTACCAATACAATGCCTTGGATCAAAATACGGTCGTCCAAGATGGAACGTATACGTATCGCTTTGACTATGACGAGAGAGGAAACGTTCGCACCTTCACGACAGGAAACGGAGCCGGTTCGACTTTTACCTATGATGACCGCGGCCTCGTGGAAAGCATTTCGGTCGGTACGGCGGACGGAAAAGAAATTTTATCGGAAACGTACCATTACGATGAAAACGGCAACCGGACGAAAGTGGAATCCCCAACGGGGGAAACGACCGTCTACCGTTACGATGCCCTAGACCAATTAGTGGAAGAGCAGCTTCCAGATGGCACGAAAATCGAGTATGCCTATGACGGATTCGGAAACCGGAAGCAAATCGTGAAAACCAAGGATGGGCAGTCGACGACCACCGATGCCGATTATAATGCCGCCAATCAGCTCATTCGTTTTGGAACCGAGACGATCACGTATGATGCCAACGGCAACCGTCTCGAAGATGGAAAATATCAATACGAATGGAACGAAGCGGACCAATTGGTTTCTATTACGAGAAAAGGAGAAAGCACGCCGTTTGTCACATACAAATATGATGAAGACGGCCGACGCATCCAAAAGAATGTAAATGGCGTCGTGACAAATTACCATTATCAAGGTGACAGTTTAAACGTCTTATACGAAACCGATGCGAGTGGAAATGTGGTAAAATCGTATATATATGGAGAAAACGGTCAGCTCCTTGCGATGAAAAAAGGCAATGCGACATACTTTTACCACTATAACGCGCATGGAGATGTCATCGCGCTGACGGATGAGCAAGGAAATATCGTTGCCCGTTATCAATACGATGCATGGGGAAATATTCTTTCCCAATCTGGCGACTTAGCGGACGAAAACCCATACCGATATGCAGGGTACCAATATGACAACGAAACGGGTCTCTATTACTTAATTGCCCGGTACTATCATCCAGAGCATGGCGTGTTCCTTTCGATGGATCCAGATCCAGGGGATACAGATGATATTCTCACGCAGAATGGGTATGCGTATGCGAACAACAATCCGGTGATGTTGGTGGATCCGGATGGGAAGTTTGCGTATGCTGTAGGGCTTTATTTTGTTCCTGGTGTTGGACAAGTAATGTTAATTGGTACTGCTGCTGTTGTCGGGGCCTATGGAGCGTGGTATTTAGGAAAGAAAGTAAAAAGTTTGACTAGTAAAGGTTCTTTACCTCTAACAGGCCCTAGAAAAGGAAGCTTAACTTTAAGGGATGAGAAAGGAAAAGTAATACAACGAAGATATTATGATAGTGCGGGAAGAGCGAAAAAAGACATGGACTATAGCGATCACGGAAATCCGAAACATCATCCTTGGGGACCACATCGACATAAATGGAAATGGGATGGGAAAAAACCTAAAAGAGGGAAAGCAGAACCAATGAATAAAGGTAGAAGAAAGTAGGAAGATAAAATATGAGTTTAGAAAAATTAATAGAGCTTATAGAGATTGGACATGATATAGAATTTATCTATAAGGGTGAACGTTATTCAATAACTAATACTCAAGTAGGCATTTGCCTTACAAAGTACTATAATTTAAATCATCAAGAATATACAAATGTAAGTGATTTTATAAATAATGCGTTGATTGGTGAAGAAAAATTAAAAGACATTGTATCTCAAATTCAAATTACCGGTATTTTTTAAATATCGAACATTCATATCTCATATGATGATAAAAATGCCTGTATACAGTGTTTCTGAAGATGCTCTGCATACTTTGGAAGTACAAATGTTTAATAGAGGCATACGCAAAAAGAGGATGTCTCAAAAGTGTTCGCATAGCGTTCGCTTTTGGGACACTTTTTTGGATAAAAAAGAAGAAAACCGTTCCTCTTTTGGTATAATAGAGTCACCACAACCCTACCAAAGAAAGGACGGTTTTCTTATGTACATTTATTATAACCGAGATCAACTCATTTTGCCAATGGATCTTGAAATTTTCATTCCCAAACATCATCTTTGCCGGATTGTGGATCTGGCAGTGGAAAAAATGGATCCGGCTCTGTTCGTTTCCCTCTATCCTGGCGGAGGGCGTCCAGCCTATCATCCGAAAATGATGTTGAAAGTCATCCTGTATGCCTACGCCAATCGGATCTACTCCTCTCGCCAAATCGCCAAGCAGTTGAAAGAAAACATTTACTTTATGTGGCTATCCGGCCATCAAACACCGGATTTTCGCACGATCAACCGATTTCGGTCGGAACGGATGAAGGACGTCATTTACGAAACGTTTTTCTCTATTGTCGATCTTCTGCGTCAAGAAGGGCTGGTCAAGTTAGAGGATTATTTTCTGGATGGAACGAAAATCGAAGCCAATGCCAACCGATATACATTCGTTTGGCGCAAATCAACGGAAAAGTACGATCAGAAACTGGAGGAGAAATTCCGGAAAATCGTTGCCTCGATCGAACAGGTGACGAAAGAAGATGAAGAGGCGGAACAAGAGGGGGATTTTCAAGAAAAGCTGGAAGCTTCACCGATCACGTCCGAAAGGATCGAAGCCGTCATCGAACAAGTGGAAGAGCGCCTAAAGAAAGAGCCGAAGAATCGTACGTTAAAGAAAGCCAAACGGCAATTGGAACAAGATCTTCTCCCCCGTAAGAAAAAATATGAAGAATACAAAAAAAGATTAGGCGAACGGAACAGTTTTTCGAAAACGGATCCGGATGCCACGTTTATGCGGATGAAGGACGACCATATGAAAAACGGCCAGCTCAAACCGGGGTACAATGTGCAGATTGGGACAGAGAACCAATTCATCACTGGATTTAGCGTGCATCAACGGGCAGGGGATGCCGGATGTTTCATTCCGCATTTGGAGCAATTGGCCGCCTATGGGCGTCCAATGCCTAAACAAGCCATTGCGGATTCCGCCTATGGGAGTGAGGAGAACTACACGTACTGTGAGAAAAAGGAGATAGTCGCCCTGATCGAGTACAACACGTTGGATCGGGAACAAACGAAAGCGTGGGCGAAGGAGATCGGCCGAATCGAGAACATGACGTATGATGAGGAGCTGGATGAGTGGATTTGCGCCAAAGGGGAACGGTTGGTGTTTGTGTATGAACGGAAGGAAACGACCGACAACGGGTACGTTACCGTCAAACGGACGTATCGTTGTACGGCTTGTGCCGGATGCCCGTTTCAGGCGACATGCGCCAAAGGCAAAGACACGAAAACCATCCGCGTTTCCTTGAGAAATCAACAACAACGGCAAGAGATCCGTAAACGGCTGTCCACGGAAGAAGGGGCGGCGACGTACCGAAAACGACAAATCGAAAACGAGCCGGTGTTTGGGCAAATCAAGCACAACCAGCAATTTCAGCGCTTTTTGTTAAGAGGGCTCCCAAAATTACCTTGGAATGGGGGCTTATTTGTGTTGCTCACAATTTGAGAAAGTGGGCGGCCACAACCGATCCAACAAAGAAAAAACAGGATAAAATTCAGAAATAAGGAGAAATTCTCGTTTCAAAAAAGGAATAAATAACCAAATAGTAAAGAAAAGAAACAGAGGCTGTCCCCAAAAGGTCGGTTTAACGACCTTTTGAGTCAGCCTCTTTTTATTGTACAGTGAAGACAGCGGGCGCATCCAAAAGAATGTGAATGGCGTCATTACGAATGACCATTACTAAGGCGACAGCTTAAACGTCCTGTATGAAACGGACGCAAGTGGAAATGTGGCAAAATCTTATATATACGGAGCGAATGGCCAGCTCCTTGCCATGAAAAAAGGCGCAGCGACGTATTTTTACCACTATAACGCCCATGGCGATGTCATCGCCCTAACGGATGCGCAAGGAAACATCGTGGCCCGTTACCAATACGATGCGTGGGGGAACATTCTTTCCCAATCCGGCGCATTGGCGGACGAAAACCCATACCGATATGCGGGATATCAATATGACAAAGAAACGGGTCTCTATTACTTAATTGCCCGATACTATCATCCAACGCATGGCGTGTTCCTTTCTTTGGATCCAGACCTAGGGGATGCGGACGATATCCTCACGCAGAATGGGTATGCGTATGCGAACAACAATCCAGTGATGTTGGTGGATCCAGATGGGCATTGGGTCTGGCTGGCCATCAATGCAGGGGTTGCGGTTTATAATGGATATAAGGCATTTAAAAAAGGTGGATGGAAGGCTGCGGCGATTGCGGTAGGTGTAGGGCTTGTTGGTGGTGCTGCTTTTAAAGCGTATAGAATTTATAAAGCGAAAGAAACAGCCAAGATTATGAGGATTTTATTGGCGGCTAAGCATGGAAAAGGTAACACTACTATAGAAGTAGGTAGAGTAAGTAAGAGACTAGCCAAAAAGGCTGGGAAAGCATGGGTTGGATCAGGGGCTAAGCCACTTTACAAAAATGGTAAATGGATAGGATATAGAAGTAAAGATAAATCTAAAGTATTTAGAATGCAGTATAAGAAAACAAGCAGGATATATCAAGCGAATTATGAGGAATTTTATAAGAGTCCTATCAACAAAAAGACATATAAGTTACGAAATGCACACCTGAATTTTTAGCATGGAGGGAGCTATATAAATGATAATTCCTGAATTATTTTGTTTAACGATAATGGATGAAGACTGGGGAGAGGAGGTTGATGATTTTTGGATAGAAATTGAAGCGGATATTGGTATCAAGGGGGACTCAGATTCTGCTGAAGTATTTACTATCTATGTTACAAGTCCAAGAAGGTTAGGGGATATGGTGGAAAAGTCAGGATTGGAGATAGCTAGGGGATTGTTTATAATGAAAGACTTTAATATAAAAAGTGTAGAGGATCGTCTCAAAAAAATACTTGCCCATTGTTCAAGAAAAACCTGGAACGAAACAGCTTTAGCTATTAGTCGGTACGCTATTTGGGAGTATGAAAACTAAATCGAAGTATAATTGGAAATTTTTTAGATATATAAATCCAATCTATTTTCCTAACATGTCGTCTGGTTAACGTGGGGGTACTTTAAAGATAGAATTTTTCAAACCTATCTTGACAGAAACACAGAATATTGATGAAGCCTTTTTATGAAAAATTTTTATTTAGAGCTCACGACCTACTTTAAGGTTTGTGAGCTTTTATTATCTCAGAGTGAGAAAGAATAACAACTAATAAAGAAATGTAGCCAAACAAAAAACATTGATTATGACGAGAGAGGAAACGTTCGCACCTTCACGACAGGAAACGGAGCCGGTTCGACCTTTACGTATGATGACCGTGGCTTAGTGGAAAGCGTTTCGGTCGGTACGGCGGACGGAAAAGAAATTTTAGACGTTGAATTAAAACCAAAAGATTCTTGGAAAAGAAGCAATGTAAAAAGGCAACTCAAGAATTATAAGAAAGCCGGCGCATGGATTATAATTAGGCAAGTTATTAAAGATATTTTGGGACACACACTCAGAGTGTGTCCCTCTTTGATAGTTTTAGGGGTGAAAAATATGAATCAATATGAGGAGACGGTTAGAAATTTAGTTAATACTCACATTTCGCACCCTAACAAGGTCAAAACAAAGGATTTTTTATTTAGTTTTTCAGAATAACTTTTTGACCAACACAACGAGCGATGGCAATCCTTTTTTTACCATCGCTGGTCGTTCCGTATCACGTTACACGTAGATGCTCTCATCCATGCCCAATCCCTGCAGAATCCTTCGCTGATCAGGGGTAAGGGAGCGATCCAGTGAGCGTTGGATGCGCCCATCCGGCAGCTTGAACAGGACGACGTTCACATATTGAAACAGCTGAAAAATCGCCTGTCCCGTCGGCCGGGTCAGCTTGCGGCCTCCAGGACCCTTCAACGGGTGTTCTGGAGTAATAAACTGACGCACTCGGCGCTGAAAAACGCGGTAAATAGCCAAGGCCAACAGAAACAAATAGCCTAATACTGCGACCCGTTCTGGTTTTTTGACGTAAATCTCATCCGTGAAAAACGGATCTTTCAAAAAAGCGAAGTTCATTTCCACCGAGATCTGCCCTTTATACAGCTTCAAGATCTCTTGGGCATCCATGGGTTGGCCCTTCCATTCCTTCGGAACGGTCGTGACAAGGACAAACCGGGACGCTTTCCGTCTCGCCTGTTCCCACGCGTCTTGGTCGAATTCGACGTCAAGGTGCAAGAAATACAGCGTCTCCACCTCGGGTTCCGCCCCTTTTTTCGGCCGTCCGCGCCGTTTTTTCAGGCGTACGATCTCTTCGACCGCGGCCTCAACCCGATGAAACCGGGGGCGAAGGGACGCCTTGAGGGACGCCAAGGCTTGTTCGGCATCTTCCCGGCAGGAGAAGGGGTGACGCTCCCAACGGGCTTGTTCCTCGCGAAGAAGCTCCGCTTCTTTGGTTCGTTCTTTTTCAAGCGTCTTTCCTTTTCGCTGGTCGAGCGCGCTCGATTCAACAACGATCAGCCGAACGGGGTGGCCTTCATACGTCGAGGCCGTTTCCCATACCCGGTACGTGGCGCCGTTTCTCTCCGCCAACGTAAAGGGATCGCTCCATGTCGTGTCCTCAGCATCCGCTTCGGCCAGCGCGGTTTTCACGATCCGGAGCGACGAAGGGCCTCTGGTGATCAAAAAGGCGTTGGCCGCTTTGGTTTGCGCCAGGGTCTCTTTCGTCATCGCGGCGGAATCGGCCACGTAAATCCATTCGTCTTCGATTTTGGCCTGCTTCAGCTGTTCATGGACACGAGACAGCACCTCGGGATTCCATGTTTTATCGGGCAGGTTGCCATCGTGCACATCGCCGTAAAACGGGATGCCGTCCTCGTTGCCGACCAGTCCGAAACCGATCTGTTTTTGCCAACGATGATGGCGGTTGTAGCCATGTGTGATTTGTAAGGCCTCTAACGAGGCCGATTCATACGCGCCGTAAACGGTCTTGTCCGTCGTATCGGCGTGGAAGGCTCGGAGGGAAAGGCCTTCTTTTCGATAAATATGAATCAAGCAAGTGCTGATGACGTTGTGAATGCCAGCCTCATACAGGCGATCGAGATGACGGGCCAACGCATCGTCGTTCAACCAGGAAGGATGGAGATCGGGACGGATGAGTTTCTCACAATCGACCTCCTGAGCCCAATGTTCCAAGTGAACAAGGGCTTGCCGGCCGTCAAACACATTGTAGAGGATGGCCTGAACGGCATCGCTGACTCGCGTTTGGCACTGCGGATCGACGGGCACGAGATGGTCAATCAATTGAGGCAGACCCAGTTTCTTGAATAGGGCACTTATTATATTCAAATAAGAATTGCGATAGACCTTTTTGACTTGAACGTTCATAAGTGAAAAACTCCTTTACGTTCCTTGTGTGTCAAGGATTCATTCGACATCGGAACGAAAAAATCCTCCCGATTTTCGTCGAGAGGGTGCGAAATGTGAGTTAATAATTTTAATGAGCATAATATAGATATAGTTGCTCAAGATTTAGTTAAGATGGGAAGAGACATAATTACTATCCTACAAAAATACTTTTATAAAGTAGATCCTACTGGCAAGATGGTACCGTCAAGAATTTTGTGTAATGTAAATGGGGTAGGGTTTCTCTGAAATGGATTTGAATTGATAGGGGACTGATTTTCTCCACACAGGAGACTGAATATTCAGTCTCTTGTGTGGAAAGGGAGAATCCCCTTATTTTGTTTATTTACAATATTTGGTTAACAATAACGTTCTTCAAACATTCGTTGAAGGGCTTCCTGCGCTTCGGCAAATCCTCTTAACTTTCGCCCTGCCCATTTCTCATTAAAATCTTGGATGGTCAAATACACGACTTTTTCCGCGGCTTCTAAACTGCTCAAACTGTTCATCGGCTTTAGACGTTTCCGAATCTCTTTGATCGTTCGTTCGATGACATTCGTCGTGTAAATCACACTTCGAATACTGCTTGGATAATCCATAAATGTAAGGAGGACATCCAACTCATTGGCCCAAGATTGAACTTCTCTTGGATATTTGCTGGACCATTTCGACTCAAACTGTTGAAACATTTGTAACGCCATCTCCTTATTCGGCGCGCGATAAATCAGCTTGAGATCCTCGGCCACTTCGAATTGGTCTTTTTTCCGAACACGGCTGAGGGTGTTGCGGACTTTGTGCACGACACAGCGCTGCACATCGGCTTTCGGATACACCGCCTTAAAGGCTTCCTCCAGCCCCGGAAGGCCATCGAAGACGCCAAGAAGCACTTCCTTGACGCCTCTTTGGTAGAGGTGTTGAAGAATTTCCTGCCATCCATAGGCGCTTTCTTGTCCTCCCACGAAGAAATCCAGAATTTCTCGATACCCTTCTTCATTCACTCCTAACACCACATAAATGACTTCTTTCTCTACCGTATCGCGGCGAAGTTTCACGTACAAGCCGTCCAAATATAAGACAGAATAACGTTTGGATAGTGGACGATGGTGCCATTTCTCGATGTCTTCTTTCACGACATCGGTAATACGGCTGATCGTCGCTG is a window encoding:
- a CDS encoding IS256 family transposase; the protein is MSKRSIPNVDWANQLESVIRQFVKEKLELIMREEIKHFLEIEQAGTPNMRNGYYQRNLDTQYGRIEGLLVPRDRNGEFQTQLFAPYQRHTGWLEEAIIRMYQSGMSTREIGKFIERILGNAYSPATISRITDVVKEDIEKWHHRPLSKRYSVLYLDGLYVKLRRDTVEKEVIYVVLGVNEEGYREILDFFVGGQESAYGWQEILQHLYQRGVKEVLLGVFDGLPGLEEAFKAVYPKADVQRCVVHKVRNTLSRVRKKDQFEVAEDLKLIYRAPNKEMALQMFQQFESKWSSKYPREVQSWANELDVLLTFMDYPSSIRSVIYTTNVIERTIKEIRKRLKPMNSLSSLEAAEKVVYLTIQDFNEKWAGRKLRGFAEAQEALQRMFEERYC